One Roseimaritima multifibrata DNA window includes the following coding sequences:
- the fliG gene encoding flagellar motor switch protein FliG, whose amino-acid sequence MTETAVLGEDGLRKAAILMMSLPNDVAAKVLAKLPPRQIEAISIRIAQMESVGGTEQEVVMAEFLTSEASAVFASEGGLERAKELIKSALGKDGADVLGNLQQTIDAMPFGFLKKVDPQTLLQFIHEEHPQTIALLMSHTAGAYGAELLAGLGPEKQLEVIRRIAAMGRTSPEAVDELERGLEQRLSTMVSQKHAKVGGAESVAEILNVSERSIERTIMESLNREDPELSDGIRRLMFVFEDIAKLTDRDIQSLLKNVETAQWAMALKGASEPLQEKVMRNMSSRAADNLKEEIDFLGSVRVSEVEGVQQKIVDIVRHLEDSGELSRPSGDEEEEYVT is encoded by the coding sequence ATGACAGAAACCGCAGTACTTGGCGAAGACGGCTTGCGTAAGGCAGCCATTCTGATGATGTCATTGCCCAATGACGTTGCTGCGAAGGTTCTGGCCAAATTGCCTCCACGTCAAATCGAAGCAATCAGCATTCGCATTGCGCAGATGGAATCGGTGGGCGGTACCGAGCAAGAAGTGGTGATGGCCGAATTCCTCACCAGTGAAGCAAGTGCGGTCTTTGCCAGTGAAGGAGGGCTTGAGCGAGCGAAGGAATTGATCAAGAGCGCGCTAGGGAAAGATGGCGCGGACGTGTTGGGTAATCTGCAGCAAACCATCGACGCCATGCCGTTTGGCTTTTTGAAAAAGGTCGATCCGCAAACCCTGCTGCAGTTCATTCATGAAGAGCATCCGCAGACGATCGCGTTGTTGATGAGCCACACCGCGGGGGCCTATGGGGCCGAACTGCTGGCCGGTCTGGGGCCCGAAAAACAGTTGGAAGTGATTCGCCGAATCGCGGCGATGGGGCGTACCAGTCCCGAAGCGGTCGATGAATTGGAACGCGGGCTGGAGCAGCGTTTGAGCACCATGGTCAGCCAGAAACATGCCAAGGTTGGCGGCGCGGAAAGTGTTGCGGAAATCCTTAACGTTTCTGAACGGTCGATCGAACGTACGATCATGGAATCGCTTAATCGTGAAGATCCCGAATTGTCAGACGGGATTCGGCGGTTGATGTTCGTGTTTGAAGATATCGCCAAACTGACCGACCGCGATATTCAGTCGCTCCTTAAGAACGTGGAAACCGCGCAGTGGGCGATGGCTCTTAAGGGAGCCAGTGAACCGTTGCAGGAAAAGGTCATGCGAAACATGAGTTCGCGAGCCGCAGACAATTTGAAAGAAGAGATCGACTTTCTCGGCAGCGTGCGCGTTTCCGAAGTGGAAGGGGTGCAGCAAAAGATCGTCGACATCGTCCGCCATCTGGAAGATTCCGGCGAACTTTCCAGGCCAAGCGGAGACGAAGAGGAAGAATACGTGACCTAG
- a CDS encoding U32 family peptidase, whose protein sequence is MSTLHHRGVLGYVTVNTLAFANELADLERILARIAQVGVDAILVQDFGVARLARQICPQLPLHASTQMTLTSAETIAVAAELGISRVVIPRETSVKEIAKIHSQTDMPLEAFIHGALCVAYSGQCLTSESLGGRSANRGQCAQACRLPYELICDGEDQDLGDVRYLLSPQDLAGYALIPELIEAGICSLKIEGRLKTPEYVANITAHYRNAIDQAMADGVVNLPAKAVDDMQLSFSRGFSQGWLNGCDHKELVPGKDSAKRGILLGSITEVKPHSVILELQRTLARGDGLGFAGGREEGTQQGGRVFGLYLDGNSVDRTTAKDTEIEVVFGRGDIDFDELHVGQLVWKSDDPDLNRRLRRSYGGKDPQRCQPLDMQVTAIAGQPLQVTATTASGNTASDSGTEPLQVARNLPATDEMIREKIGRLGGSSYELRQLSCRIEGSPMVPVSMINKLRRSVVENLQKQSVTPEHREVRTDALKTLRMAPAGEVRTDAAQQAPTTERLTVLCRSLEQISAAAEFGIKHLYADFQDIRLYGEAIRLASEHQAEVMIASLRIQKPGELGLFNVLRRTPPAGMLCRNLAALAFCREQGWPAIVDFSLNVANDLSARWMHSLGAQRITPSYDLNREQLMALIDAVPAEWLEIVVHQHMPMFHMEHCVFCSVLSEGTNKTNCGRPCDTHVVSLRDRTGVEHPLQADIACRNTLYNAVPQSAAEAVSDFKKRGIQHFRVELLEENAADTASILQTYQELLAGHKDGASVWKELKALNRVGVTRGTMESKRDPLAII, encoded by the coding sequence ATGTCGACCCTCCATCATCGTGGTGTCTTGGGTTACGTAACGGTCAACACGCTCGCTTTTGCCAACGAACTGGCAGACCTGGAACGGATCCTAGCGAGGATTGCTCAGGTGGGCGTCGACGCGATCCTGGTGCAGGATTTTGGCGTCGCTCGGCTGGCTAGGCAGATTTGCCCCCAGCTGCCACTTCACGCCTCAACCCAAATGACGCTGACCAGTGCCGAAACGATTGCCGTCGCGGCGGAACTAGGCATTTCACGTGTCGTGATTCCTCGCGAAACCTCGGTCAAGGAAATCGCAAAAATCCACAGTCAAACGGATATGCCGCTAGAAGCCTTCATCCACGGGGCACTCTGCGTTGCTTATTCCGGACAATGCCTGACCAGCGAATCGCTGGGGGGCCGCAGCGCCAACCGCGGGCAATGTGCCCAGGCCTGTCGCCTGCCATACGAACTGATCTGCGATGGCGAAGACCAGGACCTGGGCGACGTCCGTTACCTCCTCAGCCCCCAAGACCTAGCTGGTTATGCGCTGATTCCGGAACTGATCGAAGCCGGGATCTGCTCCTTAAAAATTGAAGGCCGGCTGAAGACCCCTGAATACGTCGCCAATATCACCGCTCACTACCGAAACGCGATCGATCAAGCGATGGCCGACGGAGTCGTCAACCTGCCCGCCAAAGCGGTTGATGACATGCAACTTTCCTTCTCGAGAGGGTTTTCGCAGGGCTGGTTGAACGGCTGTGATCACAAGGAACTTGTCCCCGGCAAAGATTCTGCAAAACGCGGGATCCTGCTTGGTAGCATCACCGAAGTCAAACCTCATTCCGTGATCCTGGAACTCCAGCGGACACTGGCTCGAGGCGATGGCCTGGGCTTTGCCGGGGGACGTGAAGAGGGCACCCAACAAGGCGGCCGGGTTTTTGGTTTGTATCTCGACGGCAATTCGGTCGACCGAACGACGGCCAAAGATACTGAAATCGAAGTGGTTTTCGGACGCGGCGACATCGACTTTGACGAACTTCATGTCGGTCAGCTTGTCTGGAAATCGGATGACCCCGACTTAAACCGTCGGCTACGACGGTCCTACGGTGGTAAAGACCCACAGCGTTGCCAACCACTTGATATGCAAGTGACCGCCATCGCCGGGCAACCTTTGCAGGTGACCGCCACCACCGCTTCGGGCAACACCGCCAGCGATTCAGGTACCGAGCCATTGCAGGTAGCTCGCAATCTACCGGCGACCGATGAAATGATCCGAGAGAAAATCGGGCGACTGGGCGGTTCGTCCTATGAACTTCGTCAACTCTCATGCCGAATCGAAGGGAGCCCCATGGTCCCTGTCAGCATGATCAACAAACTGCGCCGATCGGTTGTCGAGAACCTACAGAAGCAGTCGGTTACGCCGGAGCATCGCGAAGTTCGCACCGACGCACTAAAAACGTTACGAATGGCACCAGCGGGTGAAGTTCGCACCGATGCCGCACAGCAAGCTCCAACCACCGAACGCCTGACGGTCCTTTGCCGCAGCCTAGAACAAATCTCTGCGGCCGCCGAGTTCGGAATCAAACACCTCTACGCCGACTTCCAGGATATTCGGTTGTACGGCGAGGCAATTCGACTGGCGTCGGAGCATCAAGCCGAAGTCATGATCGCCTCGCTGCGAATCCAGAAGCCAGGTGAACTGGGATTATTTAACGTCCTCCGCCGCACGCCACCGGCGGGAATGTTGTGCCGCAATTTGGCTGCACTAGCATTCTGCCGCGAGCAAGGCTGGCCCGCGATCGTCGATTTTTCTTTAAACGTTGCCAACGATTTGTCGGCGCGATGGATGCATTCACTGGGCGCTCAGCGGATCACTCCTTCCTACGACTTAAACCGCGAACAACTGATGGCGTTGATCGATGCCGTTCCAGCAGAATGGCTAGAAATCGTCGTGCATCAACATATGCCGATGTTCCATATGGAGCACTGCGTATTCTGCTCGGTTCTTTCCGAAGGGACCAACAAAACCAATTGCGGTCGTCCTTGCGACACCCACGTGGTTTCGCTACGAGATCGCACCGGAGTTGAACATCCACTGCAAGCCGACATCGCCTGCCGCAACACGCTTTACAACGCAGTCCCGCAAAGTGCCGCAGAAGCGGTCAGCGATTTTAAGAAACGAGGGATTCAACACTTCCGTGTTGAACTGCTTGAAGAAAACGCTGCGGATACCGCATCCATCCTGCAAACCTACCAAGAACTGTTGGCCGGTCACAAAGATGGTGCAAGCGTGTGGAAAGAACTAAAAGCACTAAACCGCGTCGGAGTGACTCGCGGGACAATGGAATCGAAACGTGACCCACTGGCGATCATCTAG
- a CDS encoding histidinol-phosphatase has translation MTVAPLLFESHSHTPLCMHADGQPTEYAAVAEARGLRGLLVTCHNPMPSGFSHAVRMREDQFEEYVDLVAQTREEWEGRVDVRLGLEADYFEGYEAYLEKQLDSAEFHFVLGSVHPQIPEYRARYWNSNPQEMQRLYFRLLAKAAETKLFDSLAHPDLIKNFTADGWQPEAVLDDIREALDRIAATGIAMELNTSGVNKKISEMNPFPGMLKEMCQRGIPVTLGADAHQPERVADGYEIALQKLSDAGYEDVHFFLNRKRQTVSIADAKASLRSLEA, from the coding sequence ATGACTGTTGCACCTTTGCTGTTTGAATCCCATTCGCACACACCTTTATGCATGCACGCTGACGGCCAGCCGACAGAGTATGCGGCGGTCGCCGAGGCGAGGGGCCTGCGCGGGCTACTGGTCACGTGCCACAACCCGATGCCAAGTGGGTTCTCCCACGCGGTCCGAATGCGGGAGGACCAGTTCGAAGAATACGTCGACCTGGTCGCCCAGACTCGCGAAGAATGGGAAGGCCGCGTCGACGTTCGCCTGGGACTGGAAGCGGACTATTTCGAGGGATACGAAGCCTACCTGGAAAAGCAACTCGATTCAGCGGAGTTCCACTTTGTGCTGGGATCCGTGCATCCGCAAATCCCCGAATACCGGGCTCGATACTGGAACAGCAATCCTCAGGAAATGCAGCGGCTTTATTTCCGCCTGTTGGCGAAGGCTGCCGAAACCAAGCTTTTTGATTCACTGGCACATCCAGACCTAATCAAGAACTTCACCGCTGATGGATGGCAACCGGAGGCCGTTCTGGATGACATCCGCGAGGCCTTAGACCGAATTGCCGCGACCGGGATCGCGATGGAACTGAACACGTCGGGGGTCAACAAAAAGATCTCGGAAATGAATCCGTTTCCGGGAATGCTGAAGGAAATGTGCCAGCGAGGCATCCCCGTCACTCTCGGAGCGGACGCCCATCAGCCAGAACGCGTTGCCGACGGGTATGAAATTGCCCTGCAAAAACTGTCGGACGCCGGGTACGAAGATGTCCATTTCTTCCTGAACCGCAAGCGTCAGACCGTTTCCATCGCCGATGCCAAAGCGAGCCTGCGAAGCTTAGAAGCCTAG
- a CDS encoding Na(+)/H(+) antiporter subunit D, with translation MIGNTILPPGLLMILGAWFLPFLSRKAQAIGVLVLSSVSLALFLWTPSGQYGEFEFLGASLNVVRIDSLSRIFGVIFHLAAILSALYALHVRDIRQHIAGLVYAGAAIGACCAGDLITLFVYWELTAISSVFLIWASGTERSYRTGMRYLIIQVGSGVLLLSGVVVQYVTTGSIEFTRFTPAGGTMSLGAMLILLAFGVKCAFPLLHNWLQDSYPEATVTGTVFLSAFTTKLAVYSLARGFPQTEILIWIGCVMTLFPIIYAVIENDLRRVLAYSLNNQLGFMVVGVGIGTELAINGTVAHAFCHIIYKALLFMSVGAVMYRTGTAKATELGGLHKSMPWTAGFCLIGAGAISGFPLLSGFISKSMIISAAGEEHLLWVWLILLVASAGVMEHSGIKIPFFAFFGHDSGKRPKEAPLHMRFAMGIAAFFCVGLGVAYPLLYKWLPHDVDYHPYTVTHVVTQLQLLLFAALAFVFLMKTHLYPPEIRSVNLDTDWIYRRAFPQLIQWGGTAIVMIDGTLRRTAMDTLNWFLRGVERLFSPRGIFGRAWPTGTMTIWATILLALCLVLYYM, from the coding sequence ATGATCGGTAACACCATCCTTCCACCGGGCTTGCTGATGATCCTGGGGGCATGGTTTTTGCCCTTTTTAAGTCGCAAAGCTCAAGCCATTGGCGTCTTGGTTTTGTCATCGGTCAGCCTGGCGCTGTTCCTCTGGACTCCGTCGGGCCAATATGGCGAATTCGAATTCCTAGGGGCCTCCCTCAACGTCGTCCGCATCGATTCGCTCAGCCGAATCTTCGGAGTGATCTTTCACCTTGCCGCGATCCTGTCGGCTTTGTATGCGCTGCATGTTCGCGACATCCGTCAGCACATCGCCGGCTTGGTCTACGCCGGAGCCGCCATCGGGGCGTGTTGTGCAGGCGATTTGATCACGCTGTTTGTGTACTGGGAATTGACCGCGATCTCGTCGGTCTTTTTGATCTGGGCAAGCGGCACCGAACGATCCTACCGAACCGGGATGCGATACCTGATTATTCAGGTTGGTTCCGGGGTGTTACTTCTTTCGGGTGTCGTCGTGCAGTATGTCACGACAGGTTCGATTGAATTCACGCGGTTCACGCCCGCCGGTGGCACGATGAGCCTTGGCGCGATGCTGATCCTGTTGGCATTTGGGGTCAAGTGTGCCTTTCCGCTGCTGCATAACTGGCTGCAGGATTCCTATCCCGAAGCGACCGTCACCGGAACCGTTTTCTTAAGTGCGTTCACGACCAAACTGGCGGTCTATTCGCTGGCGCGTGGATTTCCACAGACAGAGATATTGATCTGGATCGGGTGCGTCATGACCCTCTTCCCAATCATCTACGCTGTGATTGAAAACGACCTTCGCCGGGTCCTGGCTTACAGCCTTAACAACCAACTTGGGTTCATGGTTGTCGGTGTCGGGATCGGAACCGAACTGGCGATCAACGGTACGGTTGCACACGCGTTTTGCCATATCATCTACAAAGCCCTATTGTTTATGTCAGTCGGAGCGGTGATGTACCGGACCGGAACCGCCAAAGCAACGGAACTGGGTGGATTACATAAATCGATGCCCTGGACCGCGGGGTTCTGCCTGATCGGAGCCGGAGCGATTTCGGGGTTCCCACTGCTCAGTGGGTTCATCAGCAAATCGATGATTATCTCTGCTGCCGGGGAAGAACACCTGCTGTGGGTCTGGCTGATCCTGCTGGTTGCCTCTGCAGGGGTGATGGAACACTCGGGAATCAAGATTCCGTTTTTTGCATTCTTTGGTCACGATTCCGGAAAACGCCCCAAAGAAGCGCCGCTTCATATGCGTTTTGCAATGGGGATCGCCGCCTTCTTCTGCGTCGGATTAGGGGTCGCTTACCCACTACTGTACAAGTGGCTTCCGCACGATGTGGATTACCATCCGTACACCGTGACGCATGTCGTCACTCAACTACAATTACTATTGTTCGCCGCCCTGGCGTTCGTATTTTTGATGAAAACCCATCTTTATCCACCTGAGATTCGCTCAGTGAACTTGGATACGGACTGGATCTATCGCCGTGCCTTCCCGCAACTGATTCAGTGGGGCGGGACCGCGATTGTGATGATTGATGGCACCCTACGCCGAACCGCAATGGATACGCTCAACTGGTTTCTCAGAGGGGTTGAGCGATTGTTCAGCCCTCGAGGAATCTTTGGACGTGCGTGGCCGACGGGAACGATGACCATCTGGGCAACCATTTTGCTCGCGCTCTGTTTGGTTCTTTACTACATGTGA